One segment of Anguilla anguilla isolate fAngAng1 chromosome 1, fAngAng1.pri, whole genome shotgun sequence DNA contains the following:
- the hibadhb gene encoding 3-hydroxyisobutyrate dehydrogenase b, which translates to MAALFRGSRNLLKRWNKNVHSALVSSRSVASKTQVGFVGLGNMGNPMAKNLLKSGYPIIATDVFPESCKELQELGAQILDSPADVADKADRIITMLPSSPNVIDVYTGPNGILKKVKKGSLLIDSSTIDPSVSKEMAVAAEKMGAVFMDAPVSGGVGAASSGKLTFMVGGAEEEFTAAKELLSCMGANVVYCGQVGTGQSAKICNNMLLAIGMIGTAETMNLGIRLGLDPKLLAKILNMSSGRCWSSDTYNPVPGVMEGVPSGNNYQGGFGTTLMAKDLGLAQNTATNTKTPIPLGALAHQIYRMMCARGYAGKDFSSVFQFLREEEGQ; encoded by the exons TCTCCTCCAGGTCTGTGGCCTCCAAGACACAGGTGGGGTTTGTTGGATTGGGAAACATGGGGAACCCCATGGCTAAGAACCTGCTGAAGAGTGGCTACCCTATCATTGCCACAGACGTGTTCCCCGAGTCCTGTAAAGAGCTCCAGGAGTTGGGTGCTCAG ATTCTGGACAGTCCAGCAGATGTGGCGGACAAGGCAGACCGCATCATCACCATGCTGCCGTCTAGTCCCAACGTCATCGACGTATACACAGGGCCCAACGGGATTCTGAA GAAGGTGAAGAAAGGCTCTCTCCTCATTGACTCCAGTACCATCGATCCGTCCGTTTCCAAGGAGATGGCAGTCGCCGCAGAGAAAATGGGAGCTGTGTTCATGGACGCTCCAGTATCTGGAG gtGTGGGAGCAGCGAGCTCGGGAAAGCTCACCTTCATGGTGggtggagcagaggaggagtTTACTGCAGCCAAAGAACTCCTGAGCTGCATGGGGGCCAACGTGGTGTACTGTGGCCAGGTCGGAACAGGACAG TCTGCAAAGATCTGTAACAATATGCTGCTGGCCATCGGGATGATCGGGACCGCCGAAACCATGAACCTGGGGATTAG GCTAGGGCTCGATCCCAAGCTGCTGGCTAAGATCCTGAACATGAGCTCTGGACGCTGCTGGTCCAGTGACACCTACAACCCTGTCCCGGGCGTGATGGAGGGGGTACCTTCTGGGAATAACTACCAAGGTGGATTCGGCACGACACTGATGGCCAAA GATCTTGGATTGGCACAGAACACGGCGACAAACACCAAGACCCCAATCCCTCTGGGCGCACTGGCGCACCAGATCTACCGAATGATGTGTGCGCGGGGCTATGCCGGCAAGGACTTCTCCTCTGTATTCCAATTCCTtcgggaggaggagggacaaTAG